One Clostridium estertheticum DNA segment encodes these proteins:
- a CDS encoding ROK family transcriptional regulator: MKILVKHDQEYMKKLNKTMVLKIIRNKGPISRASIARLTSMSPTSISRIVSELSNIGLVYETEPYSEGVGRKATLLSIYPDSIATIGVYLNRDIIRLGIVNFVGKIIFQKEFQYDASKHSAYEVADKLAYIIINSIVELKINTPKIIGVGIGMPGIVDTKNGKIILSAQLGWKNIDFVELINKRINMKTCIDNTVKLKALAESIYGVAKSSPKLAMISIGSGVGSALVMDGHVLRGESNIAGEVGHTIVDPDGMLCECGRRGCLQTYIAESALLTEANKVHKINNIGEIFECATNGENWAISILERAAMYIAILINNVACMYSPDTIILSGRLIEQYPMMIELVEKRRSLIWEPFKGTFNLVYSQLKKESVIIGAATLALNEFLNLE, encoded by the coding sequence AGTAAAACATGATCAGGAATATATGAAGAAACTTAATAAAACTATGGTTCTTAAAATAATTAGAAATAAAGGGCCTATATCAAGAGCCAGTATTGCTAGATTAACAAGTATGAGTCCAACCTCAATTAGTCGGATTGTATCTGAGCTGAGCAATATAGGATTAGTGTATGAAACAGAGCCTTATTCAGAGGGTGTAGGGAGAAAAGCTACACTTTTGAGTATATACCCTGATTCAATAGCTACTATTGGAGTATATTTAAATAGAGATATTATAAGACTAGGCATTGTGAATTTTGTTGGAAAAATTATTTTTCAGAAAGAGTTTCAATATGATGCGTCAAAGCATTCTGCTTACGAAGTGGCCGACAAATTAGCATATATAATTATTAATTCAATTGTGGAGCTAAAAATAAATACACCAAAAATTATCGGTGTGGGAATAGGAATGCCGGGAATCGTAGATACAAAAAATGGAAAAATAATTTTGTCCGCGCAATTGGGCTGGAAAAACATAGATTTTGTTGAGCTGATAAATAAAAGAATTAATATGAAAACCTGTATTGATAATACAGTAAAGTTAAAGGCTCTAGCAGAAAGTATTTATGGTGTAGCCAAGAGTTCGCCGAAACTTGCAATGATTAGTATAGGAAGCGGTGTAGGCTCGGCATTGGTAATGGATGGACATGTTTTAAGGGGGGAAAGCAATATTGCAGGTGAAGTGGGGCATACCATTGTTGATCCCGATGGAATGCTGTGTGAATGTGGTAGACGGGGGTGCCTTCAAACTTATATTGCAGAGAGTGCACTACTTACTGAAGCAAATAAAGTCCATAAGATTAATAATATTGGAGAAATTTTCGAATGTGCAACAAATGGCGAAAATTGGGCGATTAGTATATTAGAGCGCGCCGCAATGTATATTGCCATATTAATTAATAATGTAGCTTGCATGTACAGTCCAGATACGATTATACTTAGCGGACGTTTAATTGAACAATATCCTATGATGATTGAACTAGTTGAGAAGAGGCGTTCCTTGATTTGGGAACCTTTTAAAGGCACCTTTAATCTTGTGTATTCGCAGTTAAAAAAAGAATCAGTAATTATTGGGGCCGCTACACTAGCTTTAAATGAATTTTTAAATTTAGAATAA
- a CDS encoding leucyl aminopeptidase, which yields MIGVNNKQNCDFKIVYVYEKPADSKNNNNEHIPAGIEKIFDCSYKSCFPYVNGIKDNAILYVGLGECSSFKLTKIKDIVAYSIKQLKKYKAKNVAIDLSLFLKEFGIYCIGEVVLGIRLGLYNFKGYTTSKEKTDYDVFLKGYSQEEEYIINVEKNLALNLSEGVILARNLVNTPANRLTPIIMAENIRKLGEDAGFQVEIFDEKYIVENGMDAFYTVGGSSGNPPRLIIARYFGDDESEDITALVGKGVTCDTGGYCLKPGSSMAGIKGDMAGAAAVIGTIYALAKNKVKANVVVVIPACENRVSRESFIPGDVINSMSGKTIEILNTDAEGRLILADAITYALQKEKAGKVIDIATLTGAVVNALGFNTAGVLTNNKEFYQEFKKGYKKSGEQYFQFPIYDEYRDMIKSDIADVKNVGKNYCGTITAGLFIEKFVEDTPWIHLDIAGTAWLETPLYEYQATGATGAGVTSMYHLFSERK from the coding sequence GTGATAGGTGTAAATAATAAACAAAACTGTGATTTTAAGATTGTGTATGTTTATGAGAAACCTGCAGATAGTAAAAACAATAATAATGAGCATATTCCAGCTGGTATTGAAAAAATATTTGATTGTAGTTATAAGAGTTGCTTTCCTTATGTTAATGGAATAAAAGATAATGCTATATTATATGTAGGCCTGGGGGAATGTTCTAGCTTTAAGCTTACAAAGATTAAAGATATAGTAGCTTATAGTATAAAGCAGCTTAAAAAATATAAGGCTAAAAATGTTGCTATTGATTTATCACTATTTTTAAAGGAATTTGGAATATACTGCATAGGGGAAGTGGTTTTGGGCATAAGGCTCGGACTCTATAACTTTAAGGGCTATACTACTTCAAAGGAAAAAACGGATTATGATGTATTTCTTAAAGGATATTCGCAGGAAGAGGAATATATAATAAATGTGGAGAAAAACCTTGCACTGAATCTTTCCGAAGGGGTTATTTTAGCTAGGAACCTAGTGAATACTCCTGCAAATAGACTTACACCTATTATTATGGCTGAAAATATAAGAAAATTAGGGGAAGATGCAGGTTTTCAGGTAGAGATTTTTGATGAAAAATATATAGTAGAGAATGGAATGGATGCTTTTTATACTGTGGGAGGAAGTAGCGGAAACCCTCCAAGGCTCATAATAGCTAGATATTTTGGAGATGATGAAAGTGAGGATATTACTGCTTTAGTAGGCAAAGGAGTTACTTGCGATACTGGTGGCTATTGCCTAAAACCCGGAAGTTCCATGGCTGGGATTAAGGGTGATATGGCAGGAGCTGCTGCTGTTATAGGGACGATTTATGCCTTAGCCAAAAATAAAGTGAAGGCAAATGTGGTGGTGGTTATACCTGCATGTGAAAATAGAGTATCCAGAGAAAGCTTTATTCCTGGAGATGTAATTAATTCTATGTCGGGAAAAACTATTGAGATTTTAAACACCGATGCTGAAGGAAGATTAATACTGGCGGATGCGATAACCTATGCACTGCAAAAGGAAAAGGCAGGAAAGGTTATTGATATAGCTACCTTAACGGGTGCTGTGGTTAATGCTTTAGGTTTTAACACTGCTGGAGTTTTAACTAATAATAAAGAGTTCTATCAGGAATTTAAAAAGGGCTACAAAAAGTCTGGAGAGCAATACTTTCAGTTCCCAATTTATGATGAATATAGGGACATGATTAAAAGTGATATAGCAGATGTAAAAAATGTGGGTAAAAATTATTGTGGTACCATAACAGCAGGTTTATTTATAGAAAAATTTGTTGAGGATACACCTTGGATACATTTAGATATTGCAGGTACTGCTTGGCTAGAGACACCTCTTTATGAATATCAAGCAACAGGTGCTACAGGAGCAGGTGTAACATCTATGTATCACTTATTTTCAGAAAGGAAGTAA
- a CDS encoding copper homeostasis protein CutC, whose translation MSFVLEVCVDSVESAMEAVEGGANRLELCCDLIIGGTTPNINLFKLIKEKTNIKMNVLIRPRYGNFRYTENEFEIMKRDIKMFKKAGAHGVVIGMLKPDGTLDIDRMKELIAEAEGMYITLHRAFDVCRDPFATLEQAKKLGINSILTSGQKNDCTQGRELLKELVEKSEHKIEILIGSGLNSSNVEDVISYTKSCAVHTSGKMEVESDMKYRREDISMGFPILSEYVILRTQSEEIAKIREILEKFQLKLTSK comes from the coding sequence ATGTCATTTGTTTTAGAAGTTTGTGTGGATTCTGTAGAATCGGCAATGGAAGCAGTAGAAGGTGGAGCAAATCGCCTAGAGCTTTGCTGTGACCTAATTATTGGAGGTACTACACCTAATATAAACTTATTCAAATTAATAAAAGAAAAAACCAATATAAAAATGAATGTTTTAATTAGACCTAGATATGGTAATTTTCGTTATACAGAAAATGAATTTGAAATAATGAAAAGAGATATAAAAATGTTTAAAAAAGCTGGTGCCCACGGAGTAGTCATAGGAATGTTAAAACCAGATGGAACATTGGATATAGATAGAATGAAAGAGCTTATAGCAGAGGCAGAAGGAATGTATATAACCCTTCATCGGGCCTTTGATGTGTGCAGAGATCCTTTTGCTACATTAGAACAAGCTAAGAAGTTAGGAATTAATTCTATTTTAACCTCGGGTCAGAAAAACGATTGTACGCAAGGTAGAGAGCTTTTAAAAGAACTGGTGGAAAAATCAGAACACAAGATAGAAATTCTCATAGGAAGTGGCTTAAATTCAAGTAATGTAGAAGATGTAATAAGCTACACTAAATCCTGTGCGGTTCATACTTCTGGAAAGATGGAGGTTGAAAGTGATATGAAATATAGAAGGGAAGATATAAGCATGGGATTTCCCATACTTAGTGAATATGTGATTCTAAGAACTCAAAGTGAAGAAATAGCAAAGATTAGAGAAATTTTGGAGAAGTTTCAGCTAAAATTGACAAGTAAATAA
- a CDS encoding transglutaminase domain-containing protein, with protein MVYTDEVKQYVNSGFIEVLDLFGYKKDDILYKLSLCTEEERFLMEYLYSTMPLSDITNYDFELFYEYVKHAIFLRGNTAWGATIPEDIFLNYVLHYRINNEAIENCRKIFYDLLYHRLENKSIYQAVLEVNYWCAENVTYNSTDERTASPLAVLKCAYGRCGEEATFTVTALRSVGIPARQIYTPRWAHCDDNHAWVEVWCDGKWNYLGACEPEPVLGKGWFTSAASRAMVIHSRVFSSYFKNEDVISKNKAVITISNISRYADSKAFYVKVINSKSEPVEGVGVRFEILNYSEFTPIARLCTDEKGQAHINIGLGVIAIHVVKDDRFICRIVDTKVSAEIIFNIDDAVDYEEEMQGLDIDIVPPSDKMVLARYITEEEKITHKKRFEYCNTVREEKINKIVAIIEKAPYLGKYDSEIRNILLSSMGNYKSILEFLNYHHNDEELKKRINLLMCLSVKDYVDSECSVLNSHINNTTGFEANYPEEIYFKYVLCPRIYMEKITDFRKFIINYFASELKDKFIKSPRKVWNYIKECITELPEREYEELYATPAEVIKIGRGSLMSKKILFVAVCRSLGIPARINSSDLSIEYYKYCNESNGSFIKVEDKYNSVNSHILIVNSSKAKLTYYQNWTIALLENGVYRTLVLDVDILEGNKASISVASGHYRILTSNRLPNGSIFAVKYTFEVKLKETKAINIKLRNAKISDMLENYELQDFNLRDINRNVVHASDLIKDEKNIIIWIEEGKEPTEHILNEMIEMHQDYIDIKGEIIFVLRDTFAKQNKTLQRVYDLIPSIKTYFDDFSENIATIARRMYLDPDKLPLVLISNNCNNSCDITNNCINIIYACSGYSVGIGDMLIKIIKSN; from the coding sequence GTGGTATATACAGATGAAGTAAAACAATATGTAAATTCTGGATTTATAGAGGTGCTAGACTTATTTGGCTATAAAAAAGATGATATACTTTATAAGCTTTCTTTATGCACAGAAGAGGAAAGGTTTTTAATGGAATACTTATATTCTACAATGCCTTTAAGTGATATCACAAATTATGATTTTGAACTTTTTTATGAATATGTTAAACATGCTATCTTTTTAAGGGGAAATACAGCTTGGGGGGCTACAATTCCTGAGGATATTTTCTTGAATTATGTGCTTCACTATCGTATTAATAATGAGGCTATAGAAAATTGCAGAAAAATATTTTATGATTTACTATATCATAGATTAGAAAATAAAAGCATATATCAGGCGGTTTTAGAAGTTAACTATTGGTGTGCTGAGAATGTAACATATAATTCAACGGATGAAAGGACAGCGTCGCCTCTCGCTGTATTAAAATGTGCATATGGACGATGTGGAGAAGAAGCTACGTTTACAGTTACGGCTCTTCGAAGTGTGGGAATACCAGCTAGGCAGATATACACTCCAAGATGGGCTCATTGTGATGATAATCATGCGTGGGTAGAGGTATGGTGTGATGGGAAGTGGAATTATCTCGGGGCATGCGAGCCAGAACCAGTGCTAGGCAAAGGGTGGTTTACCTCAGCAGCGTCTAGAGCCATGGTTATCCACAGTAGAGTATTTTCCAGTTATTTTAAAAATGAGGATGTAATCTCAAAGAATAAGGCAGTAATCACTATTAGCAATATCAGCAGATATGCTGATTCAAAAGCTTTTTATGTGAAGGTTATAAATTCGAAAAGTGAACCTGTAGAAGGTGTAGGAGTGAGATTTGAAATACTTAATTATTCTGAATTTACACCTATAGCAAGATTATGTACAGATGAAAAAGGACAAGCCCACATAAATATTGGACTTGGTGTAATAGCTATTCATGTGGTAAAGGATGATAGATTTATATGCAGAATAGTTGATACAAAAGTTTCAGCGGAAATTATATTCAATATTGATGATGCAGTAGATTATGAAGAGGAAATGCAAGGACTAGACATTGATATAGTACCTCCATCTGACAAAATGGTTTTGGCGCGTTACATAACTGAAGAAGAAAAAATTACACATAAAAAGAGATTTGAATATTGCAATACAGTTAGAGAAGAAAAGATCAATAAAATTGTAGCCATAATAGAAAAAGCCCCGTATTTAGGTAAATATGATTCTGAAATTAGAAATATACTATTAAGTTCTATGGGAAACTATAAGTCAATATTAGAATTTTTAAATTACCACCATAATGATGAGGAACTAAAAAAGAGAATAAATTTATTAATGTGTTTATCAGTGAAGGATTATGTAGACAGCGAATGTAGCGTACTAAATTCCCACATTAATAATACTACCGGTTTTGAGGCGAATTATCCTGAAGAAATATATTTTAAATATGTACTTTGTCCAAGAATTTATATGGAAAAAATCACTGATTTCAGGAAGTTTATTATTAACTATTTTGCTAGTGAGTTAAAAGATAAATTTATAAAAAGTCCTAGGAAGGTATGGAATTATATTAAAGAGTGTATTACAGAACTTCCAGAGCGTGAATATGAGGAGTTATATGCTACCCCTGCAGAGGTAATTAAAATAGGGAGGGGAAGCCTTATGTCTAAAAAGATTTTGTTTGTTGCTGTATGCAGAAGTTTAGGTATACCTGCTAGGATTAATAGTAGTGATTTATCTATAGAATATTATAAATATTGTAATGAAAGTAACGGGAGCTTTATAAAGGTAGAGGATAAATATAACTCAGTAAATTCACATATTTTAATTGTTAATTCCAGTAAGGCAAAGCTTACGTACTATCAGAATTGGACTATTGCATTGCTAGAAAATGGAGTTTATAGAACCCTTGTTTTAGATGTGGATATATTAGAGGGTAATAAGGCGAGTATTAGTGTTGCTTCTGGGCATTATAGAATTTTAACCTCCAACAGATTACCTAATGGGAGTATATTTGCAGTGAAGTATACTTTTGAAGTTAAGCTTAAGGAGACAAAAGCTATAAATATAAAATTGAGAAATGCAAAAATTTCAGATATGCTAGAGAATTATGAGCTTCAAGATTTTAATCTTAGGGATATTAATAGAAATGTAGTACATGCCTCTGATTTAATTAAAGATGAAAAAAATATCATTATATGGATAGAGGAAGGTAAAGAACCTACTGAACATATCTTAAATGAAATGATAGAAATGCATCAAGATTATATAGATATAAAGGGAGAAATTATATTTGTTTTAAGAGATACTTTTGCAAAGCAGAATAAAACATTGCAAAGAGTATATGATCTAATCCCAAGTATAAAAACTTATTTTGATGACTTTTCCGAAAATATAGCTACCATAGCTAGAAGAATGTATTTGGATCCAGATAAACTTCCACTAGTGCTTATTTCTAATAATTGTAATAACTCCTGTGATATTACTAATAATTGCATAAACATAATCTATGCTTGCAGTGGATATAGTGTGGGCATAGGAGATATGCTAATTAAAATTATTAAGAGTAATTAA
- the ytaF gene encoding sporulation membrane protein YtaF: MHTLSILFFALSSSSDNFVIGLSYGAKKIKIRFINNLLIALISCIGTIAAMLFGKLFIRLIAPGYTNMLGSSILMLFGLFMLLNTFKKKSNDNKELTYDNSSKVHHYNEIINHPEAIDKNNSNTIEFKEAIVLGIILCINNIGLGIGASISGLNIYITSLSSLIFSILFIKLGYYFGSIVTSGKLAKYSEIISACVIILLGIYELFI; this comes from the coding sequence ATGCACACATTATCAATTTTATTCTTTGCTTTATCTTCAAGTAGTGACAACTTTGTTATTGGATTAAGTTACGGAGCTAAAAAAATAAAAATACGTTTTATAAACAATTTACTTATAGCATTAATATCCTGTATAGGTACCATCGCAGCTATGTTATTTGGTAAGTTATTTATTAGGCTTATAGCACCTGGATATACAAATATGCTTGGTAGTTCAATTCTAATGCTCTTTGGATTATTTATGTTACTTAATACTTTCAAAAAAAAATCGAATGATAATAAAGAATTAACCTATGATAACTCTTCGAAAGTACATCATTATAATGAAATTATTAACCATCCTGAAGCAATTGATAAAAATAATTCAAATACAATTGAATTCAAGGAAGCTATCGTTCTTGGAATTATTCTCTGCATAAATAATATTGGGCTAGGCATAGGTGCAAGTATATCAGGACTAAACATTTATATAACATCATTATCTTCATTAATTTTTAGTATTTTATTTATTAAATTAGGATATTATTTTGGTAGCATAGTGACATCAGGTAAGCTGGCTAAGTATTCAGAAATTATCTCTGCTTGTGTAATTATTTTGCTTGGCATATATGAATTATTTATATGA
- a CDS encoding RNA polymerase sigma factor: protein MLTDEELIKEIQSGNQYAMEILVKKHYKLLFSFIYRNIGDYHASFDITQEVLIKLVKSIKCYKDEGKFKNWLLRIAANSCNDYFRSSGFIKNKSSIEFDTNIIDENSNVYEIMSRKIERQKIKNAISTLPEFQRNAIILKYYHDLKIKDIAYITQSNESTVKSRLKQGIEKLKQVFVRSDENEKIAKGL, encoded by the coding sequence ATGTTAACTGATGAAGAATTAATTAAGGAAATACAGAGTGGGAATCAATATGCAATGGAAATTTTGGTTAAAAAACATTATAAATTATTATTTTCCTTTATATATAGAAATATTGGAGACTATCATGCATCCTTTGATATTACACAAGAAGTTTTAATAAAGCTTGTTAAATCAATTAAGTGTTATAAAGATGAAGGAAAATTTAAGAATTGGTTGCTACGGATTGCGGCAAATAGTTGCAATGATTATTTTAGAAGTAGCGGCTTTATAAAAAATAAAAGTAGCATAGAGTTTGATACAAATATAATTGATGAAAATAGTAATGTTTATGAAATAATGAGTAGGAAAATTGAGAGGCAGAAGATTAAAAATGCAATTAGCACACTTCCGGAATTTCAAAGGAATGCTATAATTTTGAAATATTATCATGATCTCAAGATTAAGGATATTGCATATATAACACAAAGTAATGAATCAACGGTAAAGTCGAGACTAAAGCAAGGCATAGAAAAACTTAAGCAAGTATTTGTAAGGAGTGATGAAAATGAAAAAATTGCCAAAGGACTTTAA
- a CDS encoding ABC transporter ATP-binding protein has protein sequence MKLMLENISKKYKEKYAVKNLKLELTPGVYGLLGPNGSGKTTLMRIMTDILNPTGGRVILNGEDIQVMGDRYRDILGYLPQNFGVYKDFTAHRFLMYISALKGLDTRSAERKVDELLDLVNLKAVSKKRLGTFSGGMKQRIGIAQALLNDPKILILDEPTTGLDPKERIRFRNLISDMSKDKIIIFSTHIVSDIEYISKEVLLLKAGELIEKDSIDNILRNMENKVWSAIVEENKLDELNRNFKVGNIMRSEKGIEVRIISDAKPLYQAKVEVPRLEDLYMYYFEEEQTDEQAI, from the coding sequence TTGAAATTAATGCTTGAAAACATATCAAAGAAATACAAAGAAAAATATGCTGTTAAAAACCTTAAGTTGGAACTAACCCCAGGAGTGTATGGACTTCTTGGTCCTAATGGTTCGGGTAAGACAACACTTATGAGAATAATGACGGATATTTTAAATCCAACAGGTGGAAGAGTTATTCTAAATGGTGAGGATATTCAGGTAATGGGAGACAGGTATCGGGACATTCTGGGGTATCTGCCACAAAACTTTGGTGTATATAAAGATTTTACTGCTCATAGATTTCTTATGTATATTTCAGCGTTGAAGGGACTTGATACGCGTTCTGCTGAAAGAAAGGTTGACGAACTGCTTGATCTTGTTAATTTGAAAGCAGTTAGTAAAAAAAGACTAGGAACCTTTTCAGGGGGAATGAAACAAAGAATAGGAATAGCACAGGCATTACTAAATGATCCTAAAATTCTTATATTGGATGAACCTACCACAGGACTTGATCCAAAGGAGCGGATAAGATTCAGAAATTTGATATCAGATATGTCAAAGGATAAAATTATAATTTTTTCTACTCACATTGTTTCTGATATAGAATATATTTCAAAGGAAGTGCTGCTGCTTAAAGCTGGAGAGCTTATTGAAAAGGATTCTATCGATAATATCCTAAGGAATATGGAAAACAAAGTATGGAGCGCTATAGTTGAGGAAAATAAGCTTGATGAGCTTAACAGAAATTTTAAAGTAGGCAATATCATGAGAAGTGAAAAAGGTATTGAAGTAAGAATAATAAGTGATGCAAAACCTTTATACCAAGCAAAAGTTGAAGTGCCAAGACTAGAGGATTTATACATGTATTACTTTGAGGAGGAACAAACTGATGAGCAAGCTATTTAA
- a CDS encoding S8 family serine peptidase, which yields MRKIYFLLALSMVLMLSGCSAKSNVVTVSLQSSNGKNTPTSNSETYIVRHPPVAGKPIGDINVIISKRLNYLEDALKFDDYLDLRDSDLSNVNLSQNSAELNNSSFSTHTKWPKKMPESFKPDTILELGKNQGLGIRKLNNEGIDGRGINIAIVDQPLLVDHEQYKDQIKFYDESDCEGEASMHGPAMTSIAVGKTIGVAPKAKLYYVGCYNFNTKENNSKIDFIGVAKAVDRILEINKTLIEKDKIRVLSISVGWCPNNKGYKEMNQAVERAKEAGIFVISANIFETYNNKFWYYGVDREPMADPEKQSSYKPHKWSNWISFIAAIPGFAKYYEEKYNKLEAKEILLVPMCSKTYASFEGVKDYSFNRIGGWSSVEPYLAGLYALSCQVKPNITPELFWSTALKTGDTMEIRNEGKETKTGKLINPIKLIEALKNDK from the coding sequence ATGAGAAAAATATATTTTTTATTAGCATTATCTATGGTTTTAATGCTTTCTGGTTGCAGTGCAAAAAGTAATGTTGTAACTGTATCATTGCAAAGTTCTAATGGTAAAAATACTCCAACTTCTAACAGTGAGACTTATATTGTGAGGCATCCCCCTGTAGCAGGTAAACCTATTGGTGATATTAATGTAATAATAAGTAAAAGATTAAATTACTTAGAGGATGCACTAAAATTTGACGATTATCTTGATCTACGAGATAGTGACTTAAGTAATGTCAATCTAAGTCAAAATAGTGCGGAACTTAATAATTCTTCTTTTAGTACTCATACTAAATGGCCTAAAAAAATGCCTGAAAGCTTTAAACCTGATACTATTTTAGAACTTGGTAAAAATCAGGGATTAGGAATAAGAAAGCTTAATAATGAGGGTATAGATGGTAGAGGAATTAATATTGCTATAGTAGACCAGCCCTTATTAGTTGATCATGAACAATATAAAGATCAGATAAAGTTCTATGATGAGAGCGATTGTGAGGGAGAAGCATCAATGCATGGACCTGCAATGACTTCAATTGCTGTAGGGAAGACAATAGGAGTTGCACCAAAAGCTAAGCTTTATTATGTTGGTTGCTATAATTTTAATACTAAAGAAAATAATTCGAAAATAGATTTCATAGGGGTTGCTAAGGCAGTTGATAGAATTTTGGAGATTAATAAAACCCTAATTGAAAAGGACAAAATAAGAGTATTATCAATTTCAGTTGGATGGTGTCCTAATAATAAAGGATATAAGGAAATGAATCAAGCTGTGGAAAGAGCAAAAGAAGCTGGGATTTTCGTTATTTCTGCCAATATATTTGAAACTTATAATAATAAGTTTTGGTATTATGGAGTTGATAGAGAACCTATGGCTGATCCAGAGAAACAATCCTCCTACAAACCTCATAAATGGAGTAATTGGATTTCTTTCATAGCAGCTATTCCCGGGTTTGCTAAATATTATGAAGAAAAATATAATAAATTAGAAGCAAAAGAAATTTTATTAGTGCCAATGTGTTCAAAAACATACGCAAGTTTTGAAGGCGTTAAAGATTATAGCTTTAATAGAATAGGTGGGTGGAGCTCAGTGGAACCTTATCTGGCTGGACTATATGCCCTGTCTTGCCAAGTAAAACCAAATATTACTCCTGAACTATTTTGGAGCACAGCACTGAAAACAGGTGATACTATGGAGATAAGGAATGAAGGTAAAGAAACCAAAACAGGCAAACTGATAAATCCAATAAAACTAATAGAAGCATTAAAGAATGATAAGTAA
- a CDS encoding MurR/RpiR family transcriptional regulator, which yields MKFDIYKIADNYKLTETERQVLEYILKNSDSVLNKGVREVANTNYTSAATVIKLSKKMGYTGYTDMVYRLNFIIENNKKNQEHTSEITSFIADIDKESIEKFVSTLIKHKNDIIFITATGFSAPIAEFFWRKMLVLGFKCIKTNSYGVYDNNQIGGALVIGISKSGETESITKVIDYAAANKLDIITFTGKPLNQMEKQSTLHFSILDDKELDDRNITANYFYARVMIVMEYLLDKVINKI from the coding sequence ATGAAGTTTGATATTTATAAAATTGCTGATAACTATAAATTGACGGAAACTGAGAGACAAGTGCTTGAATATATATTGAAAAATAGTGATTCAGTTTTAAATAAAGGAGTAAGAGAAGTTGCTAATACTAATTATACTTCAGCGGCAACAGTAATTAAATTATCAAAAAAAATGGGATATACTGGTTATACAGATATGGTATATCGTTTAAATTTTATAATAGAAAATAATAAAAAGAATCAAGAGCATACGTCTGAAATTACAAGTTTTATAGCTGATATAGATAAAGAAAGTATAGAGAAGTTTGTTTCTACATTGATTAAACATAAAAATGATATAATTTTTATAACAGCAACTGGGTTTTCCGCCCCAATTGCAGAATTTTTTTGGAGAAAGATGTTGGTATTGGGATTTAAATGTATTAAAACAAATTCCTATGGTGTATATGATAATAACCAGATAGGTGGTGCACTAGTAATTGGAATATCTAAGAGTGGAGAGACAGAAAGTATAACTAAAGTTATAGATTATGCAGCTGCAAATAAATTAGATATTATAACGTTTACTGGAAAGCCTTTAAATCAAATGGAAAAGCAATCTACTCTACACTTCTCTATATTGGATGATAAAGAGTTAGATGACAGAAATATTACTGCTAATTATTTTTATGCTAGAGTAATGATTGTTATGGAATACTTATTAGATAAAGTAATAAATAAGATATAA